In Drosophila innubila isolate TH190305 chromosome 2R unlocalized genomic scaffold, UK_Dinn_1.0 1_C_2R, whole genome shotgun sequence, the following are encoded in one genomic region:
- the LOC117784523 gene encoding uncharacterized protein LOC117784523, translating to MYYPKRFDHRLKGFGDKLPPIIRVYYLWDAELKEHLVYQEVDDVCCRSFSHRLQKSEFGKVIHDDKYPGVSALRPWILPKEVNVKFLKRTIGFAFPHEVANLNRHPGPIKLPAQCMERFSHSSMSCGLLSVSSLDESGCQRFRNPQLPSRALHFIIQRLVSGSLEDESVLDLQIGQSMLVACHLVYQLLILGGLELQSFEPQQTLRCDLHFFHTPG from the exons ATGTATTATCCCAAACGCTTTGATCATCGCCTCAAAGGATTTGGAGATAAATTGCCGCCCATTATCCGAGTGTATTACCTCTGGGACGCCGAACTTAAAGAACACCTCGTGTACCAGGAAGTTGATGACGTCTGCTGCAGAAGCTTCTCTCATCGCCTTCAGAAAAGTGAATTTGGAAAAGTGATCCACGACGATAAATATCCAGGCGTGTCCGCGCTTCGACCGTGGATACTTCCCAAGGAAGTCAATGTAAAGTTTCTGAAAAGGACGATCG GTTTCGCATTTCCGCACGAAGTCGCGAACTTGAATCGTCATCCCGGGCCAATAAAATTGCCTGCGCAATGCATGGAGCGTTTTTCCCATTCCTCCATGAGCTGCGGTCTCCTCAGCGTGAGCTCTTTGGATGAGTCCGGCTGTCAGCGATTCCGGAACCCACAACTTCCAAGTCGTGCCCTCCACTTCATCATCCAGCGTCTCGTCTCGGGTTCTCTTGAAGATGAATCCGTCCTGGACCTTCAAATCGGGCAATCGATGTTGGTTGCTTGTCACCTCGTTTACCAACTCCTGATACTCGGCGGACTCGAACTCCAGAGTTTCGAACCCCAGCAGACTCTCCGGTGTGACCTCCACTTCTTCCACACTCCGGGATAA